Genomic DNA from Gemmatimonadales bacterium:
TCCCAACTCCCGCGCCTCCGCCTCCAGCGCTTCCAGCATGCGCCGTCCGATGCCGAGCCCGCGCACCGTGTCGGCCACCCACATGCGCTTGAGCGAGCCGACGCCGGGCGCGATCGTCTTCACCGCCCCGCAGGCGACGGACTCGCCGTCAACCGACGCCACCAGAAACGCGCCACGCGGCGGGATGAGGTCACCATCCTCGGCGGACAGGCTGGCCGCCGGATCGAACCCGGCTTCGAAGCGCTGGTTCAACTCGTCGAAGTATCGGCCGACGCACCATCGCGCGGCCGGGTCGGCTGGATCGACGCACTCGATCTGGAGGCCGGCCACCAGCAGGAGCCGGTGCACCTCCGCCATCGCGGCCACCAGGCGCGCGCGTTGGGCCTGCGTCAGCAACTGCAGCACGGCTTCGGCGGCGGTATCGGAGCGCGCATTCATCTCGCGCAGCTCCCGCCGCCCTTTCGCCGTCAGGCGAGCCTCCCGGACCCGCTGGTCGGCACGGCTCTGAGTCAGTCGGACGAGACCCTTCTTCTCCAACGCAGTGACCAGGCGGCTCACGTACCCGGAATCGAGTCCCAGGCGCCGACGGAGGTCGCGAAGGTCAGCGCCCTCGTTTCCGATCTCGTAGAGCAGGCGTGACTCGCCCAGCGGGCGGGCGCGCCCGAGGAAGTGGTCGTTCAGCGCGCCGGCGCGCTGGGTGACCAGTCGGTTGAAGCGGCGGACCTGAGCGATCTCGTCGGCGAGCATTGTCTGACTTAGTCAGACTTATGCCTGATGTAAAGTCATTACTTCACGCCCGCGTCATCAGCCGGTATCCCACCCCCGGCTCCGTGAGCAGCAGCCTCGGCCGCGCGGAATCGCGCTCCAGCTTCTGCCGCAGCTGCGCCATGTACACCCGCAGGTAATGCGTCTGCCCCTCGTAGTTGGCCCCCCAGACCTCGTGCAGCAGGTGCCGGTGGGT
This window encodes:
- a CDS encoding bifunctional helix-turn-helix transcriptional regulator/GNAT family N-acetyltransferase; amino-acid sequence: MLADEIAQVRRFNRLVTQRAGALNDHFLGRARPLGESRLLYEIGNEGADLRDLRRRLGLDSGYVSRLVTALEKKGLVRLTQSRADQRVREARLTAKGRRELREMNARSDTAAEAVLQLLTQAQRARLVAAMAEVHRLLLVAGLQIECVDPADPAARWCVGRYFDELNQRFEAGFDPAASLSAEDGDLIPPRGAFLVASVDGESVACGAVKTIAPGVGSLKRMWVADTVRGLGIGRRMLEALEAEARELGLTRLRLETNHALLEAIGLYRSAGYSEVASFNDDPYAQHWFEKILG
- a CDS encoding winged helix-turn-helix domain-containing protein is translated as ALRHASHSAASAGPLFETGELRVDLERRLVFRLSDEVHLTPTEYKLLVTLVRNAGKVLTHRHLLHEVWGANYEGQTHYLRVYMAQLRQKLERDSARPRLLLTEPGVGYRLMTRA